In a single window of the Deinococcus aetherius genome:
- a CDS encoding beta-N-acetylhexosaminidase: MTALLLSPALAAPLPVTPVPDARAVQPSPTLVPQPRKAEFPTGVLPLSGLGVRVVGNAPELGWAVRDLRGEWKTRLGASLPDGGSRSIVIGTRADAGLAAKARAAGLDTEAAEGYALWVDGTGAYVVGADAEGAYYGAQTLRQLLTPDGVRFARVQDSPALGQRVAMLYLDGSGGAVNDRLIPMLAGLKYNAVLVMSNYVQWDVARSGGWAHPGGATKAEAARVAKLAREHGLEVIPLIETLGHTQWLFQGGKNLDLVQDPDSQNPFAYDTLNPQTYDRVIFPVLREAVQVFQPRVIHIGHDEVRNRDRFPARPNGKAAGFERLFVDDTVKLHDFLKAQNVGTMIWHDAAFADSVIDSLPARLPKDIQVAYWAYAPGNEFPMLARIKSAGFPVLGASWHEPGNAEGLSRAAAQVGAAGMIQTRWSGYFGNPSIWDGQAEQGVAFVRAGASFWNPAGKVTGADAVFRDLYMPGAYRNTAGALVNLTPLVTRKLTDDDEQGWILKGPDTDLRNLPSGNVRLGSYRFDVRGAVMLRGNRAAAKGLPERATVELGRKADALAFLHTTGWPSPTPRDVIGRYEVRYADGSTLNVPLEYGRNIRAWTDTVPTSMIAAPGWAGKTRDGLDVNVPVLEWANPKPNVAIQSVTLVSEGKGANPTLIGLTLIGGGK, translated from the coding sequence TTGACCGCCCTCCTCCTCTCCCCCGCCCTCGCCGCCCCCCTCCCCGTCACCCCCGTCCCCGACGCGCGGGCCGTCCAACCCAGCCCAACCCTCGTGCCCCAACCCAGGAAGGCGGAGTTTCCGACTGGAGTGCTCCCCCTCTCCGGCCTCGGCGTGCGGGTGGTGGGGAACGCGCCCGAGCTGGGCTGGGCCGTGCGCGACCTGCGGGGCGAGTGGAAGACAAGGCTGGGGGCGAGTCTCCCCGATGGAGGCAGCCGCAGCATCGTCATTGGCACGCGGGCGGACGCGGGGCTGGCGGCGAAGGCGCGGGCGGCGGGCCTGGACACCGAGGCGGCGGAGGGGTACGCGCTGTGGGTGGACGGGACGGGGGCCTATGTGGTGGGGGCCGATGCCGAAGGGGCGTATTACGGCGCTCAGACGCTCCGGCAACTGCTCACGCCCGACGGGGTGCGGTTCGCGCGGGTGCAGGACTCGCCCGCCCTGGGGCAGCGGGTGGCGATGCTGTACCTCGACGGCTCGGGCGGGGCCGTGAACGACCGCCTGATCCCCATGCTCGCTGGGCTCAAGTACAACGCCGTTCTCGTGATGAGCAACTACGTCCAGTGGGACGTGGCCCGGTCGGGCGGCTGGGCCCATCCCGGCGGCGCCACCAAGGCGGAGGCGGCACGGGTGGCGAAACTCGCCCGCGAGCACGGGCTGGAGGTCATCCCCCTGATCGAGACGCTGGGGCACACGCAGTGGCTGTTCCAGGGCGGGAAGAATCTCGACCTCGTGCAGGACCCGGACTCGCAGAACCCCTTCGCGTACGACACGCTCAACCCGCAGACGTACGACCGGGTGATCTTCCCCGTGTTGCGCGAGGCCGTGCAGGTCTTCCAGCCCAGGGTCATCCACATCGGCCACGACGAGGTGCGCAACCGCGACCGTTTCCCGGCCCGTCCGAACGGCAAGGCGGCAGGCTTCGAGCGGCTGTTCGTGGACGACACGGTGAAGCTCCACGACTTCCTGAAGGCTCAGAACGTGGGCACGATGATCTGGCACGACGCGGCCTTCGCCGACAGCGTGATCGACTCGTTGCCCGCGCGGCTGCCCAAAGATATTCAGGTCGCGTACTGGGCCTACGCGCCGGGCAACGAGTTCCCGATGCTCGCGCGGATCAAGTCGGCGGGCTTTCCCGTACTCGGCGCCTCCTGGCACGAGCCGGGCAACGCGGAGGGCCTGAGCCGGGCCGCCGCACAGGTCGGGGCCGCAGGCATGATCCAGACACGTTGGTCGGGGTATTTCGGCAACCCGAGCATCTGGGACGGGCAGGCGGAGCAGGGGGTGGCCTTCGTGCGGGCGGGGGCGAGCTTCTGGAATCCGGCGGGGAAGGTGACGGGGGCGGACGCGGTGTTCCGGGACCTGTACATGCCGGGCGCCTACCGGAACACGGCGGGTGCCCTGGTCAACCTCACACCGCTCGTCACCCGCAAGCTGACCGACGACGATGAGCAGGGCTGGATTCTCAAGGGACCGGACACCGACCTGCGCAACCTCCCGAGCGGGAACGTGCGGCTGGGGTCCTACCGCTTCGACGTGCGCGGGGCCGTGATGCTGCGGGGGAACCGGGCGGCGGCGAAGGGGCTCCCCGAGCGGGCGACGGTCGAACTGGGGCGCAAGGCGGACGCCCTCGCCTTCCTGCACACGACGGGCTGGCCCAGTCCCACCCCACGCGACGTGATCGGGCGGTACGAGGTGCGCTACGCGGACGGCAGCACGCTGAACGTGCCGCTGGAGTACGGGCGCAACATCCGTGCCTGGACGGACACGGTGCCGACGAGCATGATCGCCGCGCCGGGGTGGGCGGGCAAGACGCGCGACGGCCTGGACGTGAACGTGCCTGTGCTGGAGTGGGCCAACCCCAAGCCGAACGTCGCCATCCAGAGCGTGACCCTGGTCAGCGAGGGCAAGGGGGCGAACCCGACGCTGATCGGGCTGACGCTGATCGGCGGGGGGAAGTAG
- a CDS encoding LysE family translocator, with protein sequence MPDPSTLALFVVAALALLLVPGPSVLYIVARSLHQGRRAGLVSALGVQTGGLVHVLAAAVGLSALVLSSALLFSLVKYLGAVYLVFLGVRTLLGPEETHAVQMPTPKHLSQVFWQGALVNALNPKTALFFLAFLPQFIRPERGPVAVQTLILGALFLLLATLSDGMYALLAGTVGKRLQGNRVFARRQKYVTGGVYIALGIGTATVGHK encoded by the coding sequence ATGCCCGACCCCTCCACCCTCGCCCTCTTCGTCGTCGCGGCGCTGGCACTTCTGCTCGTGCCCGGGCCGTCCGTCCTCTACATCGTCGCGCGCAGCCTGCACCAGGGGAGGCGGGCGGGGCTGGTCTCCGCGCTCGGCGTGCAGACGGGCGGGCTCGTCCACGTCCTCGCGGCGGCGGTCGGGCTCTCGGCGCTCGTGCTGTCGTCCGCCCTGCTGTTCAGCCTCGTGAAGTATCTGGGAGCCGTGTACCTCGTGTTCCTCGGCGTGCGGACCCTGCTCGGCCCCGAGGAGACTCACGCGGTCCAGATGCCCACCCCCAAACACCTCAGTCAGGTCTTCTGGCAGGGCGCCCTCGTCAACGCGCTCAATCCCAAGACCGCCCTCTTCTTCCTGGCCTTCCTCCCGCAATTCATCCGCCCCGAGCGCGGCCCGGTGGCCGTCCAGACGCTGATCCTGGGTGCCCTGTTCCTGCTGCTGGCGACCCTCAGCGACGGCATGTATGCCCTGCTGGCGGGGACGGTCGGGAAGCGGCTGCAAGGCAACCGGGTCTTCGCTCGGCGGCAGAAGTACGTGACGGGGGGCGTCTATATCGCGCTGGGAATAGGCACGGCGACCGTCGGACACAAGTAG
- a CDS encoding NUDIX hydrolase — MRADATPTHATIRPMSDTLRLLADYECFPLWRPDGEGDLDPAELNLPANLTARLLAWADAFDSTLNRNDPASPLPMRAAFLRGGEDEWHGFEREGHTLWHMLQAARPDLRVRYHSTLLRHTLEPGEDELLDLLDDAGEVRGVLWRSASEGVKHKWGVVAFLRNAAGELFIPRRATYKTRWPGALDFSVGGLVMAGESCNQAFIREAREELNLDVAVTGWQGAGAFSPHDHHLRCFTRVYEVPFEGQPKLNPDDFSGGEWLTPDEVRSRAEAGEAVNGDLLAVLDLVYGKR; from the coding sequence ATGCGCGCGGATGCCACACCCACCCATGCGACGATCAGGCCGATGAGTGACACCCTGCGCCTGTTGGCAGACTACGAGTGCTTCCCGCTGTGGCGCCCGGATGGCGAGGGCGACCTGGACCCCGCCGAACTGAACCTGCCCGCCAACCTCACCGCGCGGCTTCTGGCCTGGGCAGATGCGTTCGACTCGACGCTGAACCGCAATGATCCAGCCTCTCCCCTGCCCATGCGTGCGGCCTTCCTGCGAGGCGGGGAGGACGAGTGGCACGGCTTCGAGCGCGAGGGACACACCCTCTGGCACATGTTGCAGGCGGCGCGGCCCGACCTGCGGGTCCGCTATCACAGCACCCTTCTGAGGCACACGCTGGAACCCGGGGAAGACGAACTCCTCGACCTGCTGGACGACGCGGGGGAGGTGAGGGGCGTGCTGTGGCGTTCGGCGTCGGAAGGTGTCAAGCACAAGTGGGGCGTGGTGGCCTTCCTCCGCAACGCGGCGGGCGAGCTGTTCATCCCACGCCGGGCCACCTACAAGACCCGTTGGCCCGGTGCGCTCGACTTCAGCGTGGGCGGATTGGTGATGGCGGGAGAGTCCTGCAACCAGGCCTTTATCCGCGAGGCTCGGGAGGAGCTGAACCTCGACGTGGCGGTTACCGGCTGGCAGGGAGCCGGAGCGTTCAGCCCCCACGACCACCACCTGCGCTGTTTTACTCGCGTGTACGAGGTGCCGTTCGAGGGCCAGCCGAAGCTCAACCCCGACGACTTCAGCGGCGGCGAGTGGCTGACACCGGATGAGGTGCGGAGTCGGGCCGAGGCGGGAGAGGCCGTGAACGGCGACCTCCTCGCAGTCCTTGACTTGGTGTATGGCAAGCGGTGA
- the argC gene encoding N-acetyl-gamma-glutamyl-phosphate reductase — protein MTGQERPNSERRSVAIVGGSGYAGGEFLRLALGHPHLNVTQVTSERSAGQPVALVHPNLRGRTGLKFRKAAELEEADIIVLALPHGSAAKRIGEFEGKGRVIVDLSADFRLKDPEVYRATYGEDHPTPDRLGEWVYGNPELHREELRGATRIACAGCFATGVILALYPLLKLGVLLPRDIIATGLVGSSAAGASATEASHHPERAGSLRVYKPVGHRHAAEVQQELPGNFPIHLTAISTPRVRGILSTIQAWIPDGYSDRDVWSAYREVYGGEPFIRIVKVAKGIHRYPDPMLLDGTNYCDLGFEMDVDSGRVVLMSAIDNLVKGTAGHAIQSLNVAHGWEETTGLEFAGLHPA, from the coding sequence ATGACTGGTCAAGAACGGCCCAATTCAGAGCGGCGCAGCGTCGCCATCGTCGGGGGCAGCGGGTACGCGGGCGGGGAGTTCCTGCGGCTGGCGCTGGGGCACCCGCATCTCAACGTCACGCAGGTGACGAGCGAGCGCAGTGCGGGGCAGCCGGTGGCCCTCGTCCACCCCAACCTGCGGGGCCGCACAGGGCTGAAGTTCCGCAAGGCCGCCGAGCTGGAGGAGGCCGACATCATCGTGCTCGCCCTGCCACACGGGAGCGCGGCGAAGCGGATTGGGGAGTTCGAGGGCAAGGGGCGGGTGATCGTGGACCTCTCCGCCGACTTCCGCCTCAAGGACCCGGAGGTGTACCGGGCGACCTACGGGGAGGACCACCCGACGCCGGATCGCCTGGGCGAGTGGGTGTACGGCAACCCGGAATTGCACCGCGAGGAATTGCGCGGCGCGACCCGCATCGCCTGCGCGGGGTGCTTCGCCACGGGGGTCATCCTGGCGCTGTATCCGCTGCTCAAGCTGGGGGTGCTGCTGCCCAGGGACATCATCGCCACGGGGCTCGTCGGGTCGAGCGCGGCGGGGGCGAGTGCCACGGAGGCCAGCCACCACCCCGAGCGGGCGGGGAGCCTGCGGGTGTACAAGCCGGTCGGGCACCGCCATGCGGCCGAGGTGCAGCAGGAGCTTCCCGGGAACTTCCCCATCCACCTCACCGCGATCAGCACGCCGAGGGTGCGGGGCATCCTCTCGACCATCCAGGCGTGGATTCCCGACGGCTATTCCGACCGGGACGTGTGGAGCGCCTACCGCGAGGTGTACGGCGGCGAGCCCTTCATCCGCATCGTGAAGGTCGCCAAGGGGATTCACCGCTACCCGGACCCCATGCTCCTCGACGGCACGAACTACTGCGACCTGGGCTTCGAGATGGACGTGGACTCGGGCCGCGTGGTCCTGATGAGCGCCATCGACAACCTCGTCAAGGGCACGGCGGGGCACGCCATCCAGAGCCTCAACGTCGCCCACGGCTGGGAGGAGACGACGGGGCTGGAGTTCGCGGGGCTGCACCCGGCCTGA
- a CDS encoding DUF4127 family protein has product MRASPRLLLIPPDTRPPTLDLPVGLARMTGAEVRVPPPDALPHFFTPGDTDRLREWLLDEAPHADALIVCLETLCLGGMIPARRVSDPLDLVLERLGALREARRLNPNLRLYAFGVIVRVAHDNDPHEEKPYYGEWGRELRAYSTAFDRHARHGAGERAALEEAHAALPADVLADWVGTRERNRALHLAALDLLAGGTLTHLCLTLDDTTPYGLAAFDRRMLEARADELGVWERLDVYPGADEVPCALIARALAPERRRAWVRYSGTLGAGAELIYEDRPAGELVRAHLRAAGCVPADSPGEADFILAVNTPGTRQASFQPDFASVDTPHRHLPAFVDDLRDDLSAGRAVSLADIAYPNGAERRLWTLMQSLPLARLAGYGAWNTAGNTLGSAVAFGKLAPLVRDRAAHAEVLFARMVDDALYQAFTRSEVRARLDNPSPFDLGEQRDAAEAHLREIITPRIRALWERHFAGTGLGLKVGEAHLAWPRLFTGVFPLMVRESAERGMSVEAKAGNLEG; this is encoded by the coding sequence ATGCGCGCCTCCCCCCGCCTGCTGCTGATTCCCCCCGACACCCGCCCTCCGACGCTCGACCTTCCCGTGGGGCTGGCCCGCATGACGGGCGCCGAGGTCCGTGTTCCGCCCCCGGACGCCCTGCCGCACTTCTTCACGCCGGGAGACACGGACCGGCTGCGCGAATGGCTGCTGGACGAGGCACCGCACGCCGACGCCCTGATCGTCTGCCTGGAGACGCTGTGCCTGGGCGGGATGATTCCGGCGCGGCGGGTGTCGGACCCGCTGGACCTCGTGCTGGAGCGGCTGGGGGCGTTGCGGGAGGCGAGGCGGCTCAACCCGAACCTGCGCCTCTACGCCTTCGGGGTGATCGTGCGGGTAGCGCACGACAACGACCCGCACGAGGAAAAACCCTACTACGGCGAGTGGGGACGCGAGTTGCGGGCGTACTCCACTGCGTTCGACCGCCACGCGCGGCATGGCGCAGGGGAGCGGGCGGCGCTGGAGGAGGCGCACGCGGCCCTTCCGGCAGACGTGCTCGCCGACTGGGTGGGCACCCGCGAGCGCAACCGGGCCCTGCACCTCGCCGCGCTCGACCTGCTCGCCGGGGGCACCCTGACTCACCTGTGCCTGACGCTGGACGACACCACCCCCTACGGCCTCGCCGCCTTCGACCGCCGGATGCTGGAGGCTAGAGCGGACGAACTCGGCGTCTGGGAGAGGCTGGACGTGTACCCCGGTGCGGACGAGGTGCCGTGTGCCCTGATCGCGCGGGCGCTCGCACCGGAGCGGAGGCGGGCCTGGGTGCGTTACAGCGGCACCCTGGGCGCGGGCGCGGAGCTGATCTACGAGGACCGCCCGGCGGGGGAACTCGTGCGGGCACACCTGCGGGCGGCGGGGTGCGTTCCGGCAGACAGCCCCGGGGAGGCCGACTTCATTCTCGCGGTGAACACGCCGGGCACGAGGCAGGCGAGCTTTCAACCCGACTTCGCCAGTGTGGACACGCCGCACCGCCACCTCCCCGCCTTCGTGGACGACCTGCGGGATGATCTTTCGGCAGGCCGGGCGGTGAGCCTCGCGGACATCGCCTACCCCAACGGGGCGGAGCGGCGGCTGTGGACGCTGATGCAGAGCCTTCCCCTCGCCCGGCTGGCGGGCTACGGCGCCTGGAACACGGCAGGGAACACGCTGGGGAGCGCGGTCGCCTTCGGCAAGCTCGCGCCCCTGGTGCGGGACCGGGCCGCACACGCGGAGGTGCTCTTTGCCAGGATGGTGGACGACGCGCTGTATCAGGCGTTCACCCGCTCGGAAGTCCGTGCCCGGCTGGACAACCCCAGTCCCTTCGACCTGGGAGAGCAGAGAGACGCGGCGGAAGCGCACCTGCGGGAGATCATCACACCACGCATCCGGGCGCTGTGGGAGCGGCACTTCGCGGGGACGGGGCTGGGCTTGAAGGTCGGGGAGGCCCATCTCGCCTGGCCCCGACTGTTCACGGGCGTCTTTCCGCTGATGGTGCGGGAGTCCGCCGAAAGGGGGATGTCCGTGGAGGCGAAAGCGGGCAACCTGGAGGGATGA
- a CDS encoding ROK family protein yields the protein MTSPNAQPDTRLHPTALLALDIGGTSVRAALIGDGRVTERRETRTPKPASPDAVIAAALDLAAPLAGHASALGVACAGAVAGGRVTATATHTFPGWTDIPLAERLGGGLNLPCAALNDARAAAWGEFAAGAGRGAGEFMFITVSTGVGAGLVLGGRLHLAANGLDAELGFVSVPAAWSPGVEVPALGPLGPLEFETSGTALGERARALGHPDARALCDAAEAGDAVAETVYLHSAALVAWKIADLAALLGVTRVALGGSVGLRPGYLARVRETLTHFPARYRPEVVHAELGADAGLIGAALWARGQG from the coding sequence GTGACCTCTCCCAACGCCCAACCGGACACCCGTCTCCACCCCACAGCTCTCCTCGCCCTCGACATCGGGGGCACGTCCGTCCGCGCCGCGCTGATTGGGGACGGGCGCGTCACCGAACGGCGGGAGACGCGCACGCCGAAACCCGCCTCCCCGGACGCCGTGATCGCCGCCGCCCTGGACCTCGCCGCGCCCCTCGCCGGGCACGCCTCGGCCCTCGGGGTGGCCTGCGCGGGGGCCGTCGCCGGGGGCCGCGTGACCGCCACCGCCACCCACACCTTTCCCGGCTGGACGGACATTCCTCTCGCCGAGCGGCTGGGCGGCGGTTTGAACCTGCCGTGCGCGGCGCTCAACGACGCCCGTGCCGCCGCCTGGGGCGAGTTCGCGGCCGGGGCGGGGCGGGGGGCGGGCGAGTTCATGTTCATCACCGTGAGCACGGGGGTGGGGGCGGGTCTCGTGCTGGGCGGACGGCTGCACCTCGCCGCCAACGGGCTGGACGCGGAACTGGGCTTCGTGAGCGTGCCCGCCGCATGGTCGCCCGGGGTGGAGGTTCCGGCGCTGGGTCCCCTCGGCCCGCTGGAGTTCGAGACGAGCGGCACGGCGCTGGGGGAGCGGGCACGGGCGCTCGGCCACCCCGACGCCCGCGCCCTGTGCGACGCCGCCGAGGCCGGGGACGCCGTGGCGGAGACCGTCTACCTCCACTCCGCCGCCCTCGTCGCCTGGAAGATCGCCGACTTGGCCGCGCTGCTGGGCGTGACGCGGGTGGCCCTCGGCGGCAGCGTCGGCCTGCGCCCCGGGTATCTGGCGCGGGTGCGGGAGACGCTCACCCACTTCCCCGCCCGTTACCGGCCCGAGGTCGTCCACGCGGAGTTGGGGGCGGACGCAGGGCTGATCGGGGCGGCGCTGTGGGCCCGCGGGCAGGGTTAG
- a CDS encoding TspO/MBR family protein, whose product MVTTSTRPPSRPTPRFRWWHALGIFTAANVVSILPAGVSGDEVFYNNFRRPAVAPPDWLFAPMWLFLNVTSLMALARVANDPEQTGDHRRVYVLEGSGWVLFAAFNTLYFGLKSPVLGAVDTAAGLAVGAGSLVYSLKVDRRAGLLILPRVLWLLLATYVSASVARHNRDEFLGRGKS is encoded by the coding sequence ATGGTGACGACTTCGACCCGCCCCCCGTCCCGACCCACTCCCCGTTTCCGCTGGTGGCACGCCCTCGGCATCTTTACCGCCGCGAACGTTGTGAGCATTCTCCCCGCCGGGGTGAGCGGTGACGAGGTGTTCTACAACAACTTCCGGCGTCCGGCCGTCGCCCCGCCCGACTGGCTGTTCGCGCCCATGTGGCTCTTTCTCAACGTCACGTCGCTGATGGCCCTCGCGCGGGTCGCCAACGACCCGGAGCAGACCGGGGACCACCGCAGGGTCTACGTGCTGGAGGGAAGCGGCTGGGTGCTGTTCGCCGCCTTCAACACCCTGTACTTCGGGTTGAAAAGCCCGGTGCTCGGCGCGGTGGACACGGCGGCGGGCCTCGCCGTGGGGGCGGGGAGCCTCGTGTACAGCCTGAAGGTGGACCGCCGGGCGGGCCTGCTGATCCTGCCGCGTGTCCTGTGGCTGCTGCTCGCCACGTACGTCTCGGCCTCCGTGGCCCGGCACAACCGGGACGAGTTTCTCGGCCGGGGCAAGAGCTAA
- a CDS encoding TetR/AcrR family transcriptional regulator, which yields MPRPRREDARDTRELALRATSALLHEYGYLGVSMDAVADRVGVRKASLYHHFPDGKEQMVLELAERAIERDAAEFARAIRDHTTARARLTVIATYVLSGPVQTGRMVRDALRFMAQEHQDRVFDHFSRQHHLRIRGVMEDGVASGELRPHDTGRSAWAFLDLISEMGSGGETPRNADLAAWIANLLIDGLGA from the coding sequence ATGCCGCGTCCGCGCAGGGAAGACGCCCGAGACACCCGCGAACTGGCCCTCCGGGCGACCAGCGCGCTTCTGCACGAGTACGGCTATCTCGGGGTTTCGATGGACGCCGTCGCCGACCGGGTGGGGGTTCGCAAGGCCAGCCTGTACCACCACTTCCCGGACGGCAAGGAGCAGATGGTCCTCGAACTCGCCGAGCGGGCCATCGAACGTGACGCCGCCGAGTTCGCCCGGGCCATCCGGGACCACACGACCGCCCGCGCCCGTCTGACGGTCATCGCCACGTACGTGCTCTCCGGGCCGGTGCAGACGGGGCGTATGGTGCGCGACGCCCTGCGCTTCATGGCCCAGGAGCACCAGGACCGCGTCTTCGACCACTTCTCGCGCCAGCACCACCTCCGTATTCGCGGCGTGATGGAAGACGGCGTGGCCTCGGGCGAACTGCGGCCCCACGATACCGGGCGCAGCGCCTGGGCCTTCCTCGACCTGATCTCCGAGATGGGCTCGGGAGGGGAGACGCCACGAAACGCCGACCTGGCCGCCTGGATTGCCAATCTCCTGATCGACGGCCTCGGCGCCTGA
- a CDS encoding L-glutamate gamma-semialdehyde dehydrogenase translates to MTSTLMEGFLPFEHEPYFPFGREDVARAQREAYRKVREEYVGRTFPMYLGGERVEGGETFEVRNPADTREVVWRFPKATPEQLEQAVASAKEAFETWRFSDPMQRATIFKRAGELLRARRMEFNAVMGLENGKNWAEADGEVAECVDHFEVFARETLKWAQGKPVYPMPDEHVTTVYEPVGVVAVISPWNFPAAIPLGMALGAIAAGNTVVWKPASETPLSSLLLVELMFEAGLPRNVIQFVTGTDEVLGDPLVDHKDVRMIAFTGSKEIGCRIMERAARVQPGQRWLKRVMAEMGGKDPTVVCADADLDAAATGIVQAAFGYAGQKCSACSRVIAEEGVYDALLDKVVTLARELKVGSPEENAPLGPVIHEGSARRIMGYIENGKQTARLVLGGERADVGEREGGYVQPTIFADVDPKDPLFQEEIFGPVLTFTRARDWRHAIDLANDSEYGLTAAFYSRDPGKINEARRLIQVGNLYINRKCTGALSGTHAFGGYNMSGTNAKVGGPDYLFWFVQTKTVAQKY, encoded by the coding sequence ATGACGAGCACGTTGATGGAGGGCTTTCTCCCCTTCGAGCATGAACCGTACTTCCCGTTCGGGCGCGAGGACGTGGCGCGGGCGCAACGGGAGGCGTACCGGAAGGTCCGCGAGGAGTACGTGGGCCGCACCTTCCCGATGTACCTGGGGGGCGAGCGGGTGGAGGGCGGGGAGACGTTCGAGGTCCGCAACCCCGCCGACACGCGCGAGGTGGTGTGGCGCTTCCCCAAGGCGACGCCCGAACAGTTGGAGCAGGCAGTGGCCTCCGCGAAAGAGGCCTTCGAGACGTGGCGCTTTTCCGACCCCATGCAACGGGCGACGATCTTCAAGCGGGCGGGCGAACTGCTGCGCGCCCGGCGGATGGAGTTCAACGCCGTGATGGGGTTGGAGAACGGCAAGAACTGGGCGGAGGCCGACGGCGAGGTCGCCGAGTGCGTGGACCACTTCGAGGTCTTCGCCCGCGAGACGCTGAAGTGGGCGCAGGGCAAGCCGGTCTACCCCATGCCCGACGAGCACGTCACCACCGTCTACGAGCCCGTCGGCGTCGTCGCGGTGATCAGCCCGTGGAACTTCCCGGCGGCGATCCCGCTGGGGATGGCGCTGGGAGCCATCGCGGCGGGCAATACGGTGGTCTGGAAACCGGCCTCCGAGACGCCGCTGAGCAGTCTCCTCCTCGTGGAATTGATGTTCGAGGCGGGGCTGCCCCGGAACGTCATCCAGTTCGTCACCGGGACGGACGAGGTGCTGGGCGATCCGCTCGTGGACCACAAGGACGTGCGGATGATCGCCTTCACGGGCTCCAAGGAGATCGGCTGCCGGATTATGGAGCGGGCGGCGCGGGTGCAGCCCGGCCAGCGGTGGCTCAAGCGCGTCATGGCCGAGATGGGCGGCAAGGACCCGACCGTGGTCTGTGCGGACGCGGACCTCGACGCCGCCGCGACGGGCATCGTGCAGGCCGCCTTCGGGTACGCCGGGCAGAAGTGCTCCGCGTGCAGCCGGGTCATCGCGGAGGAGGGCGTGTACGACGCGCTGCTCGACAAGGTTGTGACGCTCGCCCGCGAGTTGAAGGTGGGCTCGCCCGAGGAGAACGCCCCCCTGGGCCCCGTCATCCACGAGGGGAGCGCGCGGCGGATCATGGGGTACATCGAGAACGGGAAGCAGACCGCCCGCCTCGTTCTGGGCGGCGAGCGGGCGGACGTGGGGGAGCGCGAGGGCGGGTACGTCCAGCCCACCATCTTCGCGGACGTGGACCCGAAGGACCCCCTCTTTCAGGAGGAGATTTTCGGGCCGGTGCTGACCTTCACCCGGGCCCGCGACTGGCGGCACGCCATCGACCTCGCCAACGACTCGGAGTACGGGCTGACCGCCGCCTTCTACAGCCGCGACCCCGGCAAGATCAACGAGGCCCGGCGCCTGATCCAGGTCGGGAACCTCTACATCAACCGCAAATGCACGGGGGCGCTCTCCGGCACCCACGCCTTCGGCGGCTACAACATGAGTGGCACGAACGCAAAGGTGGGCGGGCCCGATTACCTCTTCTGGTTCGTGCAGACGAAGACGGTGGCGCAGAAGTATTAA
- a CDS encoding DUF4180 domain-containing protein, protein MSPEIRTASELGLALRTLDDVPEVVGAAYDLDGLILTEADLSPEFFRLRSGLAGEAFQKFTNYGIRVALVVPDFTAHGERFAELAYEHRAHRWIRFVRTEEEARAWLYSSYEA, encoded by the coding sequence ATGAGTCCCGAAATCAGGACGGCGAGCGAACTCGGCCTCGCGCTCCGCACGCTGGACGACGTGCCAGAGGTGGTGGGCGCGGCCTATGACCTGGACGGGCTGATCCTGACGGAGGCCGATCTGTCCCCGGAGTTCTTCCGCCTGCGGAGTGGACTGGCGGGCGAGGCGTTCCAGAAGTTCACGAACTACGGCATTCGCGTCGCGCTGGTGGTGCCCGACTTCACGGCGCACGGGGAGCGGTTCGCCGAACTCGCCTATGAGCACAGGGCCCACCGCTGGATTCGCTTCGTCCGCACCGAGGAGGAGGCCCGGGCGTGGTTGTACTCCTCCTACGAGGCCTGA
- a CDS encoding DinB family protein, which yields MTTDPPTDRNERAQLAFARLLPKLFRGGQAFVGVEASLSGLDAATATRRPEGLPHSVAELVAHVNWWNRWMLDVIEEGRAMPYPKHASETWPAVTEGDWARVRGEFYELLARVDTHTARPDLANPVNHEETIGELLADFALHTAHHFGQVVTVRQALGAWPPPGGGDTW from the coding sequence ATGACGACCGATCCCCCCACCGACCGCAACGAGCGCGCCCAGCTCGCCTTCGCCCGACTGCTGCCCAAGCTGTTCCGAGGCGGGCAGGCCTTCGTGGGGGTGGAGGCGAGCCTCAGCGGTCTGGACGCGGCGACGGCCACCCGCCGACCCGAGGGCCTGCCGCACAGCGTCGCCGAACTCGTGGCGCACGTGAACTGGTGGAACCGCTGGATGCTCGACGTGATCGAGGAGGGGCGGGCGATGCCGTACCCGAAGCACGCCTCCGAGACCTGGCCCGCCGTGACCGAGGGCGACTGGGCGCGGGTGCGGGGCGAGTTCTACGAGTTGCTCGCCCGGGTGGACACGCACACCGCCCGGCCCGACCTCGCCAACCCGGTCAACCACGAGGAGACCATCGGGGAGTTGCTGGCGGACTTCGCGCTGCACACGGCGCACCACTTCGGGCAGGTGGTGACGGTGCGGCAGGCACTCGGGGCGTGGCCGCCTCCGGGGGGCGGGGACACGTGGTAG